A portion of the Oxynema aestuarii AP17 genome contains these proteins:
- a CDS encoding ABC transporter permease, whose protein sequence is MAVSSKPSPPTPSGSRSEGGIDRLSAKLLGPLVLLGPPGIWLALLLVIPTLVIFELSLVPDIRPGDLVIPSGLDNYFRVFEPLNLQVIGRSLFFATGTTLFCLLLGFPVAYWIALLSPRRWRNLILLAFVLPLWTSSLLRSYAWITILRRTGVLNSIVTSIGLPPINILNTSNAVIVGMTYSFLPYMVLILYASLEKLDRRLLEAAADLGANPVQAFWKVTVPQCFTGIAAGSLLVFISGLGDFVNPELLGGASSMTVSRLIYNQFLGATQNWGFGSALSMVLILFVSVAIALLIRFGEAKPKT, encoded by the coding sequence GTGGCTGTGTCTTCTAAACCGTCTCCACCAACACCTTCGGGTTCGAGGTCTGAAGGAGGAATCGATCGCCTCTCGGCTAAACTACTCGGCCCTCTGGTCTTATTAGGCCCACCGGGGATTTGGCTGGCATTGTTATTGGTGATTCCCACCCTAGTCATTTTCGAGTTGAGTTTAGTTCCCGATATTCGTCCGGGAGATTTGGTCATTCCTTCGGGATTGGATAATTATTTCCGAGTGTTCGAGCCACTCAACTTGCAAGTGATCGGGCGATCGCTGTTTTTCGCCACGGGAACTACCCTATTTTGTTTGTTACTCGGATTTCCCGTGGCCTACTGGATTGCGTTACTGTCCCCGCGACGGTGGCGCAATTTAATTTTACTCGCCTTCGTTTTGCCCTTGTGGACTTCTTCTCTGTTGCGCTCTTACGCTTGGATTACGATTTTGCGGCGGACTGGAGTGTTAAATTCGATCGTCACTAGCATCGGCTTACCGCCGATTAATATTCTCAATACCAGTAATGCGGTGATCGTCGGCATGACTTACAGTTTTTTGCCGTACATGGTATTGATTCTCTATGCATCGTTGGAAAAACTCGATCGCCGACTGCTCGAAGCGGCTGCGGATTTGGGCGCCAATCCCGTGCAAGCCTTTTGGAAAGTGACGGTCCCGCAATGTTTCACGGGAATTGCGGCGGGTTCGTTGCTCGTATTTATCAGTGGGTTGGGGGATTTTGTCAATCCGGAGCTCCTCGGTGGGGCGTCGAGTATGACCGTTTCTCGGTTGATTTACAACCAATTTCTGGGAGCTACCCAAAATTGGGGCTTTGGGTCGGCTTTGAGTATGGTATTGATTTTATTCGTCAGCGTGGCGATCGCCTTGTTAATTCGATTTGGAGAAG